Proteins encoded within one genomic window of Triticum aestivum cultivar Chinese Spring chromosome 2D, IWGSC CS RefSeq v2.1, whole genome shotgun sequence:
- the LOC123048289 gene encoding uncharacterized protein, with protein sequence MAAGPLELWNHRSMQILVLLSLGLQLVLFVFAGIRRRQNLPVRRLLLWLAYLMADSTAVYAVGHLSFGSTVREHRLVAFWAPFLLLHLGGPDNITAYALQDNQLWLRHLQILVVQVLGAGYVLYKHIAVAGGEDGKFLRGASYMMFAVGVVKYAERTWALRCSTLESIGASLKTRLPAIHKHYHPQDNATEEEFNLRRAHSLFHICKRAIVDSSVVEEDFVDSLEEEDANKLIHGVELWTLMELELSLMYDVLYTKAAVVHTSMGYLIRVISPLTAAVSLVLFQLTPKDGHDRADVAITYVLLGGAVFMETTSLLNALASSWTFAFLSSTRWQWLRYGVLCNERWDKLRRAVVWLHHLVKQGDSRYKSRRWSYTIGQYNLLHFCTRPADTPFTSPLLGRLARALALDEWWNRRHYSATVEMSGEIKLRIALYMRRLYTGGKFNSGMLRKKWGEEPLVRRGLYSGVLMDSLGVEFQEGIIIWHIATEVFLTKSEKAKAVDAAPSVHAIRVMSDYLMFLLVQRPYMLPGQPQKRLYQRTCERLVTKRSVDPRYPSRARVVKDLFRMRDAPHSSISRVAEREELANNLYDEYENQEFSHLAPRLTHMARLAKELLEKEKDGATDSLGLVLDVWMDILVYASNKCSRESHAQKLNSGGELTTILWLMAEYIYQASIAQKDDVL encoded by the coding sequence ATGGCTGCAGGGCCGTTGGAGCTCTGGAACCACCGGTCGATGCAGATCCTGGTCCTCCTCAGCCTTGGGCTCCAACTCGTCCTCTTCGTCTTCGCCGGGATCCGCCGGCGTCAAAACCTCCCGGTGCGGAGGCTCCTCCTGTGGCTAGCGTACCTCATGGCCGACTCCACGGCCGTGTACGCCGTCGGCCACCTGTCGTTCGGCAGCACGGTGCGCGAGCACCGGCTGGTGGCGTTCTGGGCGCCGTTCCTGCTGCTGCACCTCGGCGGCCCGGACAACATCACTGCCTACGCGCTCCAGGATAACCAGCTCTGGCTCCGCCACCTCCAGATTCTCGTCGTGCAGGTTCTCGGAGCGGGCTACGTCCTCTACAAACACATCGCtgtcgccggcggcgaggacggGAAGTTCCTCCGGGGCGCCTCCTACATGATGTTCGCCGTCGGCGTCGTCAAGTACGCGGAGAGGACATGGGCGCTCAGGTGCAGCACCCTGGAGAGCATAGGCGCCTCCCTCAAGACGCGGCTGCCGGCCATCCACAAGCATTACCACCCTCAGGACAACGCCACGGAGGAGGAGTTCAACCTGCGCCGTGCTCACTCGCTGTTCCACATCTGCAAGCGAGCCATCGTCGACTCCTCGGTGGTCGAGGAGGACTTCGTGGACAGCCTAGAAGAGGAGGACGCCAACAAACTGATACATGGCGTGGAGCTGTGGACGCTGATGGAGCTCGAGCTCTCCCTCATGTACGACGTCTTGTACACCAAGGCGGCCGTGGTGCACACCTCCATGGGCTACCTGATCCGCGTCATCTCGCCGCTCACCGCCGCCGTCTCGCTGGTGCTGTTCCAGCTCACCCCCAAGGACGGCCACGACAGAGCTGACGTGGCCATCACCTACGTCCTGCTGGGTGGCGCCGTGTTCATGGAGACGACATCGCTGCTGAACGCGCTGGCATCGTCGTGGACGTTTGCATTCCTGAGCAGCACCAGGTGGCAATGGCTTCGGTACGGGGTCCTATGCAACGAGAGGTGGGACAAGCTCCGGCGTGCGGTCGTGTGGCTTCACCATCTCGTCAAGCAAGGTGATAGCAGGTACAAGTCAAGAAGGTGGTCCTACACCATCGGGCAGTACAACTTGCTGCACTTCTGCACACGCCCCGCTGACACGCCATTCACCAGCCCCCTGCTCGGGAGGCTAGCCAGGGCGCTGGCACTCGACGAGTGGTGGAACAGGAGGCACTACTCGGCGACCGTCGAGATGTCTGGTGAGATCAAGCTTCGCATCGCTCTGTACATGAGGCGGTTGTACACCGGAGGGAAGTTCAACTCAGGTATGCTAAGGAAGAAGTGGGGTGAAGAACCGCTGGTACGCCGTGGGCTTTACAGCGGCGTCCTCATGGACTCCCTCGGTGTCGAGTTCCAGGAGGGGATCATCATCTGGCACATTGCCACCGAGGTCTTCCTCACCAAGAGCGAGAAAGCCAAGGCCGTGGACGCCGCGCCTAGTGTGCATGCCATTAGGGTCATGTCCGACTACTTGATGTTCCTTCTGGTGCAACGTCCCTACATGTTGCCGGGCCAGCCCCAAAAGAGGTTGTACCAACGGACCTGCGAAAGGCTGGTCACCAAGCGATCGGTTGATCCTAGGTACCCAAGCCGTGCACGCGTCGTCAAGGATCTGTTCCGGATGCGTGATGCCCCACACTCCAGCATTTCTAGGGTCGCCGAGAGAGAGGAGCTCGCCAATAACTTGTACGACGAATATGAGAACCAGGAGTTCAGCCACCTTGCTCCTCGTCTCACGCACATGGCTCGACTCGCCAAGGAGCTGCTGGAGAAGGAGAAGGATGGCGCGACCGACTCCTTGGGGCTTGTCCTTGACGTGTGGATGGACATTCTCGTCTACGCGAGCAACAAGTGCAGCAGGGAGTCCCATGCCCAGAAGCTCAACAGTGGAGGCGAGTTGACGACCATCTTGTGGCTTATGGCAGAATACATCTACCAAGCATCGATTGCCCAAAAAGATGATGTACTATAA